The sequence below is a genomic window from Acetobacter vaccinii.
GGGGTCGAGCTTCCGCAGGCGGACCTTGTAGCCACGCGCCTGCAAAAGGGCTGCGAGAGCGGCGGACGCAATCCCCTTTCCGAGAGAGGACACCACACCACCGGTGATAAATACAAAGCGGGTCATGAGCAGACTTCCTACGCGGGCAGAACCGAGTGGGTAAAAAAGAACAAACGAAAAAGACCGCATACAAGGCTGCATGCGGTGACCGAAAGAGACAACATCCCCCTCCACGTCTGCTGTGGACAGGAGGGAGACATCAGCATGTCACGGATGGGCCGGGGCGGGGGCAGGTGCCGGGGTGACCGCCTGCTGGGGCGGGGCAACAGGTGCTGTGGCCGCAGGCTGGGGTGCCTGCCCAAGAATATCCTGCCCAGCCCCAGTCACGCCGCCTTTGTAAAGGACAGCCAGAGTCAGGGACAACAGCATGAACAACCCGGCCAGAATCGCTGTTGTACGCGTTAGCAGGTTGGCCGTCCCGCGACCGGACATAAAGGCCCCCATGCCCTGGCTGCTGCCAATGCCAAGGCCACCGCCTTCGCTGCGCTGGATCAGCACAACGCCGATCAGGGCTATTGTGACACAGAAATGCAGGATCAGCAGGGCTGTGGTCATGTCAGGTTCCAGATTCAATACAGGCGGTCAGGCAGCCGATGCGGCGCTGACAATGGAGAGAAACGCATCCGCGTCTAGGCTGGCGCCACCAACAAGCGCCCCCCCGACCTCGGGAATACCAAGGATGGCGGCTGCATTGTCAGCGTTCACGGACCCTCCATACAGGATTTTGATAGCTTTTCCAGCCTCTCCAAACTGTCGCACCAGTTCCTCACGCAGGAAAAGCATGGTCTGGGCAATCTGCTCGGTCGTCGCGGCAAGCCCCGTACCAATGGCCCAGATGGGTTCATACGCCAGTACTCCGGCAAAATTGTCGGGCAGGGAGCCCTTGATCTGCCAGCCAAGAACATCGGTATAATCACCGCTTTCGCGCTGGTCTTCCGTCTCCCCGATGCAGACAATGGGTGTCAGCCCGGCCTTGGTTGCGGCGATGGCTTTTTCCCGCACGGTGTCATCCAGTTCACCATGCCCCTGCCGACGCTCGGAATGTCCAAGGATGACGTAAGATACGCCAAACTCACCCAGCATCGTGGCAGAAATATCGCCGGTATAGGCCCCAGATGGGGCTTTGTGGCAGTCCTGCGCGCCCAGAGCCAAAGCCGTTCCGGCAAGGCTGTCGGCCAGCAACGGCAACAGGGTAAAGGGCGGGCAGACAACAACATCCGCCGCATCAGCAGGCAGGCGGGCCACAAGGGCCTGCGCCAGCCCCTGTGCATTCTGCCGCGTGCCATTCATTTTCCAATTGCCTGCGATAAGCTGTCGGCTCATGCTCTGCTCCCTGCGGTTTCCTGCACAGCCACGACCAACAGGCGCGGCGGCGCTGATACTGTCTGTCTGCCTAAACCATGGATAGGCCCGTCAGGGCAAGCCAGCCAGACATAGCATGCCCCGTGCCCAGCGCCTGATGTGTAAGTCATGGTTATGTCTGGTCAAGTGGGTCGCCTGCGCTTATGGTGCCGCGCCTGAATGTGAGAACGGCATCTTGCCTGACAAAGCTGTGGATCCCCTCTGTCATGATCTCCTCTCTTCGTCGAATTCTGGTTGAATCGTGGCTGGGCCGCGTTATCGCCATCGTCGTCTTTGCTGCGTTTATCGGTTGGGGGGTCGGCGATGTCATCGGCTATATGGGCACCAGCCCCAATGTTGCCGCACAGGTGGGTGAAAGCGATGTCACCGCGCCGGACCTTGCCGCCGCCCTGCGGCAGGAGGTGCCCACTGTTGCCCAGCAGATGGGGCTGAGCGATGCCTCCCAGCTTTCTCCCGCCATGCTCCAGCAGGTTGCACGGCAGATTCTGCAACGCCTGACGGGTCAGGCAGAACTGCTGAATGCCGCCCACACCATGAAGGTTGTGGTGCCTGACGAGGCCATCCGAAAAGAAATTTTCTCCCTCCCATATTTCCGTGGCAGCAATGGTCAGTTTGATCGCGCGCTTTTCAACCAGAAGCTGCGCGCACAAGGGCTGACGGAACAACGCGTGATCCAGATCGTGCGCGACGACCTGACAGCCCGCACTCTGCTGCAACCTATTGCCCAGAGTGGCAGCGCCTCCGAAATCCTGATCCAGAAGCTGGTGCAGTATGGCGCACGCACACGAATGGTCGATTTTGTGACCATTCCCTTTGAAAATGTGCCCCAACCCGCCACTGCTGATGAGACAACGCTGCGCCGCTACTATGCCAACCACCCTTGGCTGTTCCGCACCGCCGAGCAGCGCCATGCCCGCATTGTCGTTCTATCGCCCGACACGGTAGCCCAGAACATTCCGGTGGATGAAAAACAGCTCCGCCGTATTTATGACGAGCAGAACAGCCGCTTCAACACCCCGGAAACGCGGGATCTGCAACTGATCACCCTGCCTGATGCCACGCAGGCCCAGGCTGTTCACGCCGCATGGCAGCGCAGTGGAAGCTGGCAGGAGGCTCAACAGGCCGCCAAAGGCGCTGCTGCTGTTGAAATGCCCGCGACACGAGCATCCGCCATTCCGTCAGAGGCCCTGCGAAGCGCCATTTTCCAGGCGCAGGCAGGTCAGGTGAACCCTGTGATCCAGACAGAAAACGGCTCGGCCGTGTTCCGTGTCACAAAGATCACCCCCGCCCGCAGCACATCGTATGAGCAGGCCAAGCCTGACATTCTGGCCGAATACCGCAAGGCCATTGCCCCTTCGCTGATTACCGACCGGCGACGGACATTGCAGGATGCCATTGCAGGTAAAGGGCTTGATGCCATTCCCGATACCCTGGGGGCTGTCGCAGCCGCGGGCTCGTTGGATGCCCGCGGTATAACGGCCGAGG
It includes:
- a CDS encoding peptidylprolyl isomerase, encoding MISSLRRILVESWLGRVIAIVVFAAFIGWGVGDVIGYMGTSPNVAAQVGESDVTAPDLAAALRQEVPTVAQQMGLSDASQLSPAMLQQVARQILQRLTGQAELLNAAHTMKVVVPDEAIRKEIFSLPYFRGSNGQFDRALFNQKLRAQGLTEQRVIQIVRDDLTARTLLQPIAQSGSASEILIQKLVQYGARTRMVDFVTIPFENVPQPATADETTLRRYYANHPWLFRTAEQRHARIVVLSPDTVAQNIPVDEKQLRRIYDEQNSRFNTPETRDLQLITLPDATQAQAVHAAWQRSGSWQEAQQAAKGAAAVEMPATRASAIPSEALRSAIFQAQAGQVNPVIQTENGSAVFRVTKITPARSTSYEQAKPDILAEYRKAIAPSLITDRRRTLQDAIAGKGLDAIPDTLGAVAAAGSLDARGITAEGQPAPLPASGALREAIIHQVFTQKEGAAPYLVEGPDNGWFAVDVDKISPASPRSFEQARADVLKAWQADNRRQAANQQATALYVASKALGTIAPTASAKGQVTRNVPLSLASANQAIPAELAPQLARMQAGQAIMAENDHAFFVAVVTKVFTPDPPMSATNMQKLKSALAQADSEDLVAAFIDALAARTPPRINPTGITSALDIAGLGEARQ
- the tpiA gene encoding triose-phosphate isomerase, translating into MSRQLIAGNWKMNGTRQNAQGLAQALVARLPADAADVVVCPPFTLLPLLADSLAGTALALGAQDCHKAPSGAYTGDISATMLGEFGVSYVILGHSERRQGHGELDDTVREKAIAATKAGLTPIVCIGETEDQRESGDYTDVLGWQIKGSLPDNFAGVLAYEPIWAIGTGLAATTEQIAQTMLFLREELVRQFGEAGKAIKILYGGSVNADNAAAILGIPEVGGALVGGASLDADAFLSIVSAASAA
- the secG gene encoding preprotein translocase subunit SecG; protein product: MTTALLILHFCVTIALIGVVLIQRSEGGGLGIGSSQGMGAFMSGRGTANLLTRTTAILAGLFMLLSLTLAVLYKGGVTGAGQDILGQAPQPAATAPVAPPQQAVTPAPAPAPAHP